A section of the Pan paniscus chromosome 7, NHGRI_mPanPan1-v2.0_pri, whole genome shotgun sequence genome encodes:
- the RPL7 gene encoding large ribosomal subunit protein uL30 — MRQLPLFPAGTMEGVEEKKKEVPAVPETLKKKRRNFAELKIKRLRKKFAQKMLRKARRKLIYEKAKHYHKEYRQMYRTEIRMARMARKAGNFYVPAEPKLAFVIRIRGINGVSPKVRKVLQLLRLRQIFNGTFVKLNKASINMLRIVEPYIAWGYPNLKSVNELIYKRGYGKINKKRIALTDNALIARSLGKYGIICMEDLIHEIYTVGKRFKEANNFLWPFKLSSPRGGMKKKTTHFVEGGDAGNREDQINRLIRRMN; from the exons ATGCGCCAACTTCCTCTTTTTCCGGCTGGAACCATGGAGGGTGTAGA agagaagaagaaggaggttCCTGCTGTGCCAGAAACCCTTAAGAAAAAGCGAAGGAATTTCGCAGAGCTGAAGATCAAGCGCCTGAGAAAGAAGTTTGCCCAAAAGATG CTTCgaaaggcaaggaggaagctTATCTATGAAAAAGCAAAGCACTATCACAAGGAATATAGGCAGATGTACAGAACTGAAATTCGAATGGCGAGGATGGCAAGAAAAGCTGGCAACTTCTATGTACCTGCAGAACCCAAATTGGCGTTTGTCATCAGAATCAGAGG TATCAATGGAGTGAGCCCAAAGGTTCGAAAGGTGTTGCAGCTTCTTCGCCTTCGTCAAATCTTCAATGGAACCTTTGTAAAGCTCAACAAGGCTTCGATTAACATGCTGAGGATTGTAGAGCCATATATTGCATGGGG GTACCCCAATCTGAAGTCAGTAAATGAACTAATCTACAAGCGTGGTTATGGCAAAATCAATAAGAAGCGAATTGCTTTGACAGATAACGCTTTGATTGCTCGATCTCTTG GTAAATACGGCATCATCTGCATGGAGGATTTGATTCATGAGATCTATACTGTTGGAAAACGCTTCAAAGAGGCAAATAACTTCCTGTGGCCCTTCAAATTGTCTTCTCCACGAGGTGGAATGAAGAAAAAGACCACCCATTTTGTAGAAGGTGGAGATGCTGGCAACAGGGAGGACCAGATCAACAGGCTTATTAGAAGAATGAACTAA